One window of Puntigrus tetrazona isolate hp1 chromosome 14, ASM1883169v1, whole genome shotgun sequence genomic DNA carries:
- the fermt3b gene encoding fermitin family homolog 3b, producing the protein MAAWDLTVTVEDLGPDAPPLKVSVTSDLHIGGVILKLVEMTNLKKDWSDHALWWEQKQQWLLRTGWTLDKCGVHADARLFFTPQHKSLRLGLPNGATLKMRACFSSPVFRTIMGICRVINLRHPEELSLLRPVEEKKKKKDKDSSEELYDITDVPLTAGSVQALYNGMPAHFADSPKTEAVYKMLSVSLPSPAPEVMAKLYRPASVVDKTHIHTRWLDSSRSLMQQGIQENDKLSLRFKYYTFYDMDPKYDAVRLTQLYEQARWAILLEDIDCTEEEMMLFGALQYHIGKLSLSQDLVSSCQGMDDLDSALKSLEVKMVGDSNSTEMLDNMTAPELNDHLKIFRPKRLTLKGYKQYWCKFQDTSISYYKSVEDRYGEPIQQLNLKGCEVAPDVNVAGQKFCIKLLVPAPDGMNEIYLRCENEKQYSQWMAACKLASKGLTLLDSSYESEVKNIQTFLSMQRSNSAAPTAQTDDSINTHSLVSPRYHKKYKPKQLTPRILEAFQNVAQLSLTSAILKFLQIWQALPDFGISYFMVRFKGSRKDEVLGIANNRLIRIDLGVGDVVKTWRYNNMRQWNVNWDIRQVAIEFDGNINIAFSCVNADCKVVHEYIGGYIFMSTRGRQQSDTLNEELFHKLTGGHEAL; encoded by the exons ATGGCAGCGTGGGACCTTACAGTCACAGTGGAGGATCTTGGTCCGGACGCCCCACCTCTTAAAGTCAGCGTGACCTCTGATCTGCACATTGGTGGAGTTATTCTCAAATTAGTTGAGATGACCA ATCTGAAGAAGGACTGGTCCGATCACGCCCTGTGGTGGGAGCAGAAGCAGCAGTGGCTGCTGAGGACCGGCTGGACTCTGGACAAATGCGGGGTCCACGCAGACGCTCGCCTCTTCTTCACCCCGCAGCACAAGTCTCTGCGACTGGGCTTACCGAACGGGGCCACGCTGAAAATGCGAGCCTGCTTCTCCAGTCCCGTATTTCGCACAATTATGGGCATCTGCAGGGTTATCA ATTTACGTCACCCAGAGGAGCTCTCCTTGCTCCGTCctgttgaggaaaaaaagaaaaagaaagacaaagactcCTCAGAAGAGCTGTATGATATTACAGATGTTCCTCTAACCGCAG GCTCTGTTCAAGCTCTGTACAATGGCATGCCGGCTCATTTTGCTGACTCTCCAAAGACTGAGGCTGTGTATAAGATGCTGTCTGTCAGTTTGCCCTCACCTGCTCCTGAAGTCATGGCTAAACTCTACCGGCCAGCCAGTGTGGTGGACAAAACACATATCCACACCAG GTGGCTGGATTCGTCTCGTTCACTAATGCAGCAGGGAATACAGGAGAATGACAAACTATCGCTTCGTTTCAAATACTACACTTTTTATGATATGGATCCCAAG TATGATGCGGTGCGTTTGACGCAGCTGTATGAACAAGCTCGCTGGGCTATTCTCTTGGAGGACATAGACTGCACAGAAGAGGAAATGATGCTCTTTGGAGCCCTGCAG TACCACATAGGAAAACTGTCCTTGTCTCAGGACCTGGTCTCTTCCTGTCAAGGGATGGATGACTTGGACTCTGCCCTGAAATCCCTGGAGGTCAAGATGGTGGGAGATAGCAACAGCACAGAGATGCTG GATAACATGACTGCCCCAGAGCTGAATGaccatttgaaaatatttcg GCCTAAGAGACTAACTCTGAAGGGTTACAAGCAATACTGGTGCAAATTTCAGGACACATCGATCTCCTATTATAAAAGTGTAGAGGATCGCTACGGAGAGCCCATTCAACAACTGAAcctgaaag GCTGTGAGGTTGCCCCTGATGTCAACGTAGCGGGCCAGAAATTCTGCATCAAACTCCTCGTTCCTGCACCAGACGGCATGAATGAAATCTACTTGCGATGTGAAAAT GAGAAGCAGTATTCTCAGTGGATGGCCGCCTGTAAGCTGGCGTCCAAAGGCTTGACGTTACTGGACAGCTCGTACGAAAGTGAAGTGAAGAACATCCAGACGTTCCTTTCAATGCAGCGTTCAAACTCCGCAGCTCCCACGGCGCAGACTGACGACAGCATCAACACACACAGCCTCGTCTCACCCAGATACCATAAGAAGTACAAGCCCAAACAG TTAACCCCTCGTATCCTGGAGGCCTTTCAGAACGTGGCGCAGCTCTCTTTGACGTCTGCCATCTTGAAGTTCCTGCAGATCTGGCAAGCTCTGCCTGATTTTGGAATTTCTTACTTCATGGTCAG GTTCAAGGGCAGTCGTAAGGACGAAGTTCTGGGCATCGCCAACAACCGCCTGATCCGTATAGACCTGGGAGTCGGAGATGTGGTGAAGACTTGGCGTTATAATAACATGAGACAGTGGAACGTTAACTGGGACATACGACAG GTGGCGATTGAATTCGACGGAAACATTAACATAGCGTTCAGCTGTGTGAACGCAGACTGTAAGGTTGTGCACGAGTACATCGGAGGATACATCTTCATGTCCACTCGCGGACGACAGCAAAGCGACACACTGAACGAGGAGCTCTTCCACAAACTCACCGGTGGCCACGAGGCTCTCTGA
- the flrt1b gene encoding leucine-rich repeat transmembrane protein FLRT1 encodes MATESLVELRDWLFLLLLCLTLLVEVLEFAAATAAAAEAALGEAELQGDVPCPSACRCDDGFIYCNDRGLSIIPPLPLTAAVLYLQNNRIDNAGLPTSLERRLTVRVVYLYDNELDDFPTHLPPSLRELHLQDNNIRTLPRSALARLPLLEKLHMDDNSVSTVSIEDKAFANNPRLRLLFLSRNHLSSIPSGLPASLEELRLDDNRISTIPTHAFRGLSSLRRLFLDGNLLANQRIADDTFSRLSNLTELSLVRNSLQAPPLNLPSMHLLRLYLQDNAIAHMPRGSLDGMRRLQKLDLSGNNLTTLPRGLFKDLDNLSQLLVRGNPWYCGCNLRWLHDWLHERGSSVTVRGLTCHGPERLRGMVLRDLTSQLEDCEVGVDTAGGIVGNDGAKKEKSYFPTQAPATTTPPLPQGSLFTLRSRRPGHKYSDISQDSLGGGNGVTGKSLLISVKPLTPETVHITWQAAQPVPSFRLSWLRLGNSPAMGSITETLVPGDRREYLLTQLQPQSSYIICLVPLSGNDGKRTSFTASGGLNINTNSEHEHPACAKTETDPLEQPISDQDSDRGTDQLSALPLAGIIGGATALVSLFLIFGIFCWYGHRAGYLAPGDHSIYGRDVVGSRGASKHYDDYVESGTIKDTSILEIRAHGFQMTPMSAQQPLQPKAKVEDMTYIHTIFPSNNATLYRSTLNHTGNPGYGTNRGYREGGIPDIDYSYT; translated from the coding sequence ATGGCCACAGAGAGCCTAGTTGAACTCCGCGATTGGTTGTTTCTACTTCTCCTATGTCTAACATTATTGGTTGAAGTCCTTGAGTTTGCTGCAGCAACAGCTGCTGCCGCGGAGGCAGCACTTGGGGAGGCGGAGCTTCAGGGAGACGTGCCATGCCCCTCAGCTTGCAGGTGTGATGACGGCTTCATTTACTGCAATGACCGTGGCTTGAGTATCATCCCACCATTACCATTAACGGCAGCCGTGCTCTATCTGCAAAACAACCGCATCGACAACGCTGGCCTACCAACATCTTTAGAGCGACGACTGACTGTGCGAGTAGTTTACCTTTATGATAATGAACTTGATGATTTTCCAACACATCTGCCTCCGTCGCTACGAGAACTTCACCTACAGGACAACAATATACGAACTTTACCCCGTTCCGCTCTTGCACGGCTCCCCCTACTGGAGAAGCTTCACATGGACGACAATTCGGTTTCAACCGTGAGTATAGAAGACAAAGCATTCGCCAACAATCCGAGGCTGCGTCTTCTGTTCTTGTCACGCAACCATCTCTCGAGTATACCATCAGGACTGCCTGCATCACTCGAGGAGCTCCGCCTAGACGACAATCGGATTTCAACTATACCAACACATGCATTTCGAGGTCTCTCCTCTCTAAGACGTCTCTTCCTTGATGGAAATCTGCTGGCAAATCAGCGTATCGCAGATGATACATTTTCACGGCTCTCTAATCTCACAGAGCTCTCTTTGGTTCGTAATTCACTCCAGGCACCACCATTAAATCTTCCAAGTATGCATCTCCTTCGCCTCTATCTACAGGACAATGCCATTGCCCACATGCCACGAGGCTCCCTGGATGGCATGCGAAGGCTACAGAAACTGGATCTATCAGGTAACAATTTGACGACTCTCCCAAGAGGTTTATTCAAGGACCTGGACAACCTTTCGCAATTACTTGTCCGAGGAAATCCTTGGTACTGCGGCTGCAACCTTCGCTGGCTTCATGACTGGTTGCATGAGCGAGGATCATCAGTGACTGTGAGAGGTTTAACTTGCCATGGACCAGAGAGACTAAGAGGCATGGTACTAAGGGACCTTACAAGTCAGTTGGAAGACTGTGAGGTCGGCGTAGATACTGCAGGTGGAATAGTCGGAAACGATGGAGcaaagaaggaaaaaagttattttcctACACAAGCACCAGCTACAACAACCCCTCCACTTCCGCAGGGTTCTCTCTTTACCCTCAGATCCAGACGACCAGGCCACAAGTATTCAGATATTAGCCAGGACAGTCTTGGAGGTGGAAATGGAGTTACAGGTAAATCATTACTAATCAGTGTAAAACCTCTCACACCAGAGACAGTTCACATTACCTGGCAGGCAGCACAGCCAGTCCCCTCCTTCAGACTTTCCTGGTTGCGATTAGGCAACAGTCCTGCAATGGGGTCAATCACAGAAACACTTGTGCCAGGGGATCGCCGTGAGTATTTACTTACACAACTACAGCCCCAGTCAAGTTATATAATTTGCTTGGTGCCTCTCTCTGGAAACGATGGTAAAAGAACCTCTTTTACAGCAAGTGGAGgtttaaacataaacacaaactcAGAGCATGAGCACCCTGCTTGTGCCAAAACAGAAACTGATCCCCTCGAGCAGCCTATTTCAGACCAGGACAGTGATCGAGGAACTGACCAACTGTCAGCCCTACCACTTGCTGGAATTATTGGAGGTGCAACAGCACTGGTGTCTTTGTTCTTAATTTTTGGCATCTTCTGCTGGTATGGACACCGTGCGGGGTATCTTGCACCAGGTGACCATTCTATATACGGCAGAGATGTTGTTGGGTCTCGAGGTGCCAGCAAACATTACGATGACTATGTTGAGTCTGGAACCATAAAAGACACATCCATCTTAGAAATCAGAGCTCACGGCTTTCAAATGACACCAATGTCTGCCCAACAGCCTTTGCAGCCCAAGGCAAAAGTTGAGGATATGACATACATTCATACTATCTTTCCCTCTAATAATGCAACTCTATATAGGAGCACCCTGAACCACACAGGAAATCCAGGCTATGGAACAAACCGAGGGTACAGAGAAGGGGGAATTCCAGACATAGATTATTCATACACGTGA